In the Streptomyces sp. f51 genome, one interval contains:
- a CDS encoding polysaccharide deacetylase family protein, whose translation MPVSADSSRRTGTSSLDAPPWVAMYHSVGDCSDDPYRVTVSPDRLGRQLAWLRRRGLRGVCVSDLLAARARGQGQDLVALTFDDGYADFVETALPLLRRHACGATLFVLPGRLGGENAWDPLGPRKPLLGKQGIRLAAASEGMEVGSHGLTHVDLTKADDAVLHAEVAESRAVLSELIGAPVAGFCYPYGTVDRRVLDAVRDAGYRYGCAIDPGPLTGPYALPRVHIGENDTAVRLFLKHRLHRLRRRPVEAGR comes from the coding sequence ATGCCCGTTTCCGCTGACAGCAGCAGACGTACCGGTACGAGCTCCCTCGACGCGCCGCCCTGGGTGGCGATGTACCACTCCGTCGGGGACTGCTCCGACGACCCGTACCGCGTCACGGTCTCCCCGGACCGCCTCGGCCGGCAGCTGGCCTGGCTGCGCAGGCGCGGTCTGCGGGGGGTGTGCGTCTCCGATCTGCTCGCGGCCCGCGCCCGCGGCCAGGGGCAGGACCTGGTGGCCCTGACCTTCGACGACGGGTACGCCGATTTCGTCGAGACCGCGCTCCCGCTGCTCCGGCGCCACGCGTGCGGCGCCACCCTCTTCGTCCTGCCCGGACGGCTCGGCGGCGAGAACGCCTGGGATCCGCTGGGCCCGCGCAAGCCCCTGCTGGGCAAGCAGGGCATCCGGCTCGCCGCCGCCTCCGAGGGCATGGAGGTCGGCTCGCACGGACTGACCCACGTCGACCTCACGAAGGCCGACGACGCCGTGCTGCACGCCGAGGTCGCCGAGAGCAGAGCGGTGCTCTCGGAGTTGATCGGTGCTCCGGTCGCCGGCTTCTGCTATCCGTACGGGACCGTCGACCGCCGGGTCCTGGACGCGGTCCGCGACGCCGGATACCGCTACGGCTGCGCGATCGACCCCGGCCCGCTGACCGGCCCGTACGCCCTCCCCCGTGTGCACATCGGCGAGAACGACACCGCCGTACGCCTGTTCCTGAAGCACAGGCTGCACCGTCTGCGCCGGCGCCCGGTCGAGGCGGGCCGGTGA
- a CDS encoding glycosyltransferase translates to MKALHIITGLGVGGAEQQLRLLLRHLPVPCDVVTLTDPGAVAEGLAADGVRVIHLGMSGNRDLTALPRLVKVIRAGRYDLVHTHLYRACLYGRLAARLAGVRAVVATEHSLGDSQMEGRPLGPGVRALYLAGERLGRSTVAVSPTVAERLRRWGVPGPRIEVVPNGVDLARFRFDPDLRERTRRRLGLPQDAYVVGGVGRLAPGKRFDVLIRALAELPGDCRLLLVGGGMEETALRRAAHDAGVRDRVLFASERPPYGSPGADLPSLMGAMDVLASPSPEEAFGLAVVEALAAGLPVLYVSCPAVEDLPPGAASGANRVGGCTDSFVRALTDVRAKGPAPRAAPEAAHHYCITRSAAQLMDVYAAAVSRT, encoded by the coding sequence GTGAAGGCGCTGCACATCATCACCGGCCTCGGCGTCGGCGGTGCCGAGCAGCAACTGCGGCTGCTGCTGCGGCATCTGCCGGTGCCCTGCGACGTCGTGACGCTGACCGATCCGGGCGCGGTCGCCGAGGGGCTCGCCGCCGACGGTGTGCGCGTGATCCATCTCGGCATGTCCGGCAACCGCGACCTCACCGCGCTCCCCCGCCTGGTGAAGGTGATCCGCGCGGGCCGCTACGACCTCGTGCACACCCACCTCTACCGGGCCTGTCTGTACGGACGGCTCGCCGCCCGGCTGGCCGGGGTGCGGGCGGTCGTGGCCACCGAGCACTCGCTCGGCGACTCCCAGATGGAGGGCCGCCCGCTCGGTCCCGGGGTGCGCGCCCTGTATCTGGCCGGCGAGCGGCTCGGCCGGTCGACCGTCGCCGTCTCGCCCACGGTCGCCGAACGCCTGCGCCGCTGGGGTGTGCCGGGACCGCGCATCGAGGTCGTGCCCAACGGCGTCGACCTCGCCCGCTTCCGCTTCGACCCGGACCTGCGCGAACGCACCCGCCGCCGGCTTGGGCTCCCGCAGGACGCGTACGTCGTCGGCGGTGTCGGCCGGCTCGCGCCGGGCAAGCGGTTCGACGTCCTGATCCGCGCGCTGGCCGAACTGCCGGGCGACTGCCGGCTGCTGCTGGTCGGCGGCGGCATGGAGGAGACCGCGCTGCGGCGCGCGGCGCACGACGCCGGGGTCAGGGACCGGGTGCTCTTCGCCAGCGAGCGCCCCCCGTACGGCTCGCCCGGCGCCGATCTGCCCTCGCTGATGGGGGCCATGGACGTCCTCGCCTCGCCCAGCCCCGAGGAGGCGTTCGGACTGGCCGTCGTGGAGGCGCTGGCCGCCGGACTGCCGGTGCTGTACGTCTCCTGCCCGGCCGTCGAGGACCTGCCGCCCGGCGCGGCCTCCGGCGCCAACCGGGTCGGGGGCTGCACGGACTCCTTCGTCCGCGCGCTCACCGACGTCCGCGCGAAGGGCCCCGCCCCCCGCGCGGCCCCGGAGGCGGCCCACCACTACTGCATCACCCGCAGCGCCGCCCAGCTGATGGACGTGTACGCGGCCGCTGTCTCGCGCACCTGA
- a CDS encoding lipopolysaccharide biosynthesis protein, whose amino-acid sequence MSENLTRGHRPSGSALSRARTLPPWALLAATAVLGGVLGGAYGVVKPPAYTATSYVIAVPTDKGDPSAALGFAQAYGRVATQLAVLGDAQVWAGVPVKTLESSVKTATSPDAPMVAVSATAARPDLAADMANAVTRSLTQHANESKQSTHVELLSFSRAIKPASASSPSPTVTGLVGASAGGLLGGLVLLVRPRRYADPARQASVPSPATAADVHGQL is encoded by the coding sequence ATGTCCGAAAACCTCACCAGGGGCCACCGCCCCTCGGGCTCGGCTCTTTCCCGGGCGCGGACCCTGCCGCCGTGGGCGCTGCTCGCCGCCACGGCCGTGCTCGGCGGCGTGCTCGGCGGCGCGTACGGCGTGGTGAAGCCCCCGGCCTACACGGCCACGAGCTATGTCATCGCCGTACCGACGGACAAGGGCGACCCCTCGGCCGCGCTCGGCTTCGCCCAGGCCTACGGGCGGGTCGCCACCCAGCTCGCGGTGCTCGGGGACGCTCAGGTGTGGGCCGGTGTGCCGGTCAAGACCCTGGAGTCGAGCGTGAAGACCGCGACCTCCCCGGACGCTCCGATGGTCGCCGTCTCGGCCACCGCCGCACGGCCCGACCTGGCCGCCGACATGGCCAACGCGGTCACCCGTTCCCTGACGCAGCACGCCAACGAGAGCAAGCAGAGCACCCACGTCGAACTCCTGTCGTTCTCCCGCGCGATCAAGCCGGCCTCCGCGTCCTCGCCGTCCCCGACGGTGACGGGCCTGGTCGGCGCGAGCGCGGGCGGACTGCTCGGCGGACTCGTGCTGCTGGTCCGTCCCCGGCGGTACGCCGATCCGGCCCGCCAGGCCTCGGTGCCGAGCCCGGCCACGGCCGCCGATGTGCACGGCCAGCTGTGA
- a CDS encoding GNAT family N-acetyltransferase, with amino-acid sequence MSGTLLAGARAGTARAELVTDEREFAELAAPWGRLYRRCGAATAFQSHAWLHSWWLSYGTPGRLRLMVVREGGELIALAPLMRARRRLPTLVPLGGPISDYADVLLDDEHADRAAALLAEGLSAAARTALIDFREVRPGGAVERVYEHWHGPRRQVGDSLCLELPATSMDELLGRLPSSKAQRVRAKLRKLTALGVEQRVVGHDEVDAALGRLLELHRLQWEGRKVTSEHLHERFSEHLVRSVGPMVRSGDAVVTEFRLDGSVMAVDLTLLSRRLAGGYLYGAHPQLRERKADVAVILLDACSRHTEGGGRGTLSLLRGDEPYKHHWRPDPVVNQRLLLARRRTAPLMSAVVCDVAARRRGKELLRSWKERGGGRP; translated from the coding sequence GTGAGCGGGACGCTCCTTGCCGGTGCGAGGGCAGGCACCGCACGAGCCGAACTCGTCACCGACGAGCGGGAGTTCGCCGAGCTGGCGGCCCCCTGGGGACGCCTGTACCGCCGGTGCGGCGCCGCCACCGCCTTCCAGAGCCACGCCTGGCTCCACTCCTGGTGGCTGTCGTACGGGACCCCGGGACGGCTGCGTCTGATGGTCGTGCGCGAGGGCGGTGAGCTGATCGCGCTCGCGCCGCTGATGCGCGCCCGCCGCCGGCTGCCCACGCTCGTGCCGCTCGGCGGGCCGATCTCCGACTACGCGGACGTGCTCCTCGACGACGAGCACGCCGACCGCGCCGCCGCGCTGCTCGCCGAGGGACTGTCGGCCGCGGCCCGCACCGCGCTGATCGACTTCCGCGAGGTACGCCCCGGCGGCGCGGTGGAACGGGTCTACGAGCACTGGCACGGGCCGCGCCGCCAGGTCGGGGACTCCCTGTGCCTGGAGCTGCCGGCCACCTCGATGGACGAACTGCTCGGCCGCCTCCCCTCGTCCAAGGCCCAGCGCGTCCGGGCCAAGCTGCGCAAACTCACCGCGCTCGGGGTCGAACAGCGGGTGGTGGGCCACGACGAGGTGGACGCGGCCCTCGGCCGGCTGCTCGAACTGCACCGGCTCCAGTGGGAGGGCCGCAAGGTCACGTCCGAGCACCTCCACGAGCGGTTCTCGGAGCATCTGGTCCGCTCGGTGGGCCCGATGGTGCGGTCGGGGGACGCGGTGGTCACCGAGTTCCGGCTCGACGGCTCCGTGATGGCCGTGGACCTCACCCTGCTGTCGCGGCGCCTGGCGGGCGGCTATCTGTACGGAGCCCATCCGCAGCTGCGCGAACGCAAGGCGGACGTGGCCGTGATACTGCTCGACGCCTGCTCCCGGCACACCGAGGGCGGCGGCCGCGGGACGCTGAGCCTGCTGCGCGGCGACGAACCGTACAAGCACCACTGGCGCCCCGACCCGGTCGTCAACCAGCGGCTGCTCCTCGCCCGCCGGCGTACGGCGCCGCTGATGTCGGCGGTCGTGTGCGACGTCGCCGCGCGCCGGCGGGGCAAGGAGCTGCTGCGGAGCTGGAAGGAACGCGGTGGCGGCAGGCCGTGA
- a CDS encoding glycosyl hydrolase, protein MAPQQQRPRSGRPAFIAAGIVASVALASGPAYAVGAGAVGTGDPPVPTPASLAQPSANSSAATGARATSTRPSAVPGRGSAGSSAPVAAASARPVAGGTKPARPAGPGRPERPAFGAYLDYGPEGIARIEGLSQWLGGAELRVGHTYLPGDRWSNIEGAPGFLDAWADWRRRQADRMLVLNVPMMERNEEGFSDGQVRELLREAGTGAFDHHFRALAERLVELKVPDTVIVLGWEMNGVTYTHRCGPDPEAWKTYWNRIVTAMRSVPGQRFRFDFAPNRGRDAIPWTECYPGDGTVDIIGMDAYDQPSGLSFDEQVKEPYGLQEQVDFAKAHGKSISYPEWGLYRNGDNATYVKDMLAWMDEHKALYNTLTDYCPHGVWQCRDNPMAAKAYRAVLSHLADPSPTGPVPTPTSEPASTPTPTPAVPTPTPAVPTPTSEPASTPKPVPTPAKTPVKSPVSEPVSTPTPTPKPVPKPVPKPVETPTHKPVPKPVPTPAKTPVKTPVSEPVSTPTPTPKPVETPTHKPVPKPVPKPVPKPVPTPAKTPVPKPASTPTPTPTPTPVAKPAPHVTPDPATCSSLELGDWVEYWLGGKVCVRLDWPSHDWWSGDWWSSGW, encoded by the coding sequence ATGGCCCCACAGCAGCAGCGGCCCCGGAGTGGAAGGCCGGCGTTCATCGCGGCCGGCATCGTCGCGTCGGTCGCCCTCGCGTCCGGTCCGGCATACGCCGTGGGCGCCGGGGCGGTGGGGACGGGCGATCCGCCGGTTCCGACCCCCGCCTCCTTGGCGCAACCGTCCGCGAACTCCTCCGCCGCCACGGGTGCCCGGGCCACGAGCACGAGGCCGTCCGCCGTGCCGGGGCGTGGGTCCGCCGGGTCGTCGGCTCCGGTCGCCGCCGCTTCCGCGAGGCCCGTCGCGGGTGGCACGAAGCCCGCTCGTCCCGCCGGGCCGGGCCGCCCCGAGCGCCCGGCCTTCGGCGCCTACCTCGACTACGGTCCCGAGGGCATCGCCCGTATCGAGGGGCTCAGCCAGTGGCTGGGCGGCGCCGAACTGCGGGTCGGACACACGTATCTGCCGGGTGACCGCTGGAGCAACATCGAGGGCGCCCCCGGATTCCTGGACGCCTGGGCGGACTGGCGCCGCCGCCAGGCCGACCGGATGCTCGTCCTCAACGTCCCGATGATGGAACGCAACGAGGAGGGCTTCTCCGACGGGCAGGTCCGCGAACTGCTGCGCGAGGCCGGGACCGGCGCCTTCGACCACCATTTCCGCGCGCTCGCCGAGCGGCTCGTCGAGCTGAAGGTGCCCGACACCGTCATCGTGCTCGGGTGGGAGATGAACGGCGTCACGTACACCCATCGCTGCGGTCCCGACCCGGAGGCCTGGAAGACGTACTGGAACAGGATCGTCACCGCCATGCGGTCGGTGCCGGGCCAGCGGTTCCGGTTCGACTTCGCCCCGAACCGCGGCCGGGACGCCATTCCCTGGACCGAGTGCTACCCGGGGGACGGCACCGTCGACATCATCGGCATGGACGCGTACGACCAGCCGTCGGGACTCTCGTTCGACGAGCAGGTGAAGGAGCCGTACGGGCTCCAGGAGCAGGTGGACTTCGCCAAGGCCCACGGCAAGTCGATCTCCTATCCCGAGTGGGGCCTCTACCGCAACGGCGACAACGCGACGTACGTGAAGGACATGCTCGCGTGGATGGACGAGCACAAGGCGCTGTACAACACGCTCACCGACTACTGCCCGCACGGTGTGTGGCAGTGCCGGGACAACCCGATGGCGGCCAAGGCCTACCGGGCCGTGCTGTCCCACCTCGCCGATCCGTCGCCCACCGGTCCGGTACCGACCCCGACGTCCGAACCGGCCTCGACCCCGACCCCGACACCGGCGGTCCCGACCCCGACGCCCGCCGTCCCGACCCCGACGTCCGAACCGGCCTCGACGCCGAAGCCGGTTCCGACGCCGGCCAAGACCCCGGTCAAGTCCCCGGTGTCCGAGCCGGTCTCCACGCCGACCCCGACACCCAAGCCGGTCCCGAAGCCGGTCCCGAAGCCGGTCGAGACCCCGACCCACAAGCCGGTGCCGAAGCCGGTTCCGACGCCGGCCAAGACCCCGGTCAAGACCCCGGTGTCCGAGCCCGTCTCCACGCCGACCCCGACACCGAAGCCGGTGGAGACCCCGACCCACAAGCCGGTCCCCAAGCCGGTCCCCAAGCCGGTCCCGAAGCCGGTTCCCACCCCGGCCAAGACCCCGGTGCCCAAGCCGGCTTCCACGCCGACCCCGACCCCGACCCCCACTCCGGTGGCCAAGCCCGCACCGCACGTGACCCCGGACCCGGCCACCTGTTCCTCGCTGGAGCTCGGTGACTGGGTGGAGTACTGGCTCGGCGGGAAGGTGTGCGTGCGTCTCGACTGGCCGTCGCACGACTGGTGGTCGGGCGACTGGTGGTCGAGCGGCTGGTGA
- a CDS encoding FAD-dependent oxidoreductase, translated as MYDLLVVGAGPYGLSIASHAAAAGLDLRVLGRPMASWRDHMPRGMFLKSEPWASSLSDPEGRRRLETYCAGRGVPARHGEPVPVEVFASYGLWFARHCVPGVDERMVVRVRARPGGFETLTGDGEVLRARTVALAVGVMPFVELPSALSGLGPELVSHSSHHGDLSRFRGRDVTVIGGGQAALETAALLAEQGTRTRVLARAPELAWNDVPPAWERPRWRSARAPHSGLGCGWRNWFYAERPGLFRRLPEPTRVRITADALGPAGAWWVRDRVEGPVELMLGHEVTSARASAAGVRLDTVGRDGTTARLETGHVIAATGFRARRERLGLLDDELRAGLAALPDGSPAVGRDFESSVPGLFMAGLVTASAFGPAMRFVQGAGFTAETLVRGVRRRLSAGPGGGRIPAPGRALRQGSAPGLGAER; from the coding sequence ATGTACGACCTCCTGGTGGTGGGGGCCGGACCCTACGGCCTGTCCATCGCGTCCCACGCCGCGGCCGCCGGGCTCGACCTGCGCGTCCTCGGCCGCCCGATGGCCTCCTGGCGCGACCACATGCCCCGGGGCATGTTCCTGAAGTCGGAGCCGTGGGCGTCCAGCCTCTCCGACCCCGAGGGCCGCCGACGACTGGAGACGTACTGCGCGGGCCGGGGTGTGCCGGCCCGGCACGGCGAACCGGTTCCGGTCGAGGTGTTCGCCTCGTACGGCCTGTGGTTCGCCCGCCACTGCGTGCCCGGCGTCGACGAGCGCATGGTCGTCCGCGTCCGGGCCCGCCCCGGGGGCTTCGAGACCCTGACCGGCGACGGTGAGGTGCTGCGCGCCCGCACGGTCGCCCTGGCCGTCGGGGTGATGCCCTTCGTCGAGCTGCCGTCGGCGCTGAGCGGCCTGGGGCCCGAACTGGTGTCGCACAGCAGCCACCACGGCGACCTCTCCCGCTTCCGGGGCCGGGACGTCACCGTGATCGGCGGGGGCCAGGCCGCCCTGGAGACGGCGGCGCTGCTCGCCGAACAGGGCACACGGACCCGGGTCCTGGCCCGCGCCCCCGAGCTGGCCTGGAACGATGTGCCGCCCGCCTGGGAGCGGCCGCGGTGGCGGTCCGCCCGCGCTCCGCACAGCGGTCTGGGCTGTGGCTGGCGCAACTGGTTCTACGCCGAGCGTCCCGGGCTCTTCCGCCGGCTCCCGGAACCCACTCGGGTCCGGATCACGGCCGACGCGCTGGGCCCGGCGGGCGCCTGGTGGGTACGTGACCGCGTGGAGGGGCCGGTCGAACTGATGCTGGGTCACGAGGTCACGTCGGCCCGCGCCTCGGCCGCCGGGGTACGGCTCGACACGGTGGGCCGGGACGGCACGACGGCCCGCCTGGAGACCGGCCATGTCATCGCGGCCACGGGGTTCAGGGCCCGGCGCGAACGGCTCGGGCTGCTGGACGACGAGCTGCGCGCGGGTCTCGCGGCCCTGCCGGACGGTTCCCCCGCGGTCGGGCGGGACTTCGAGTCGTCGGTGCCGGGGCTCTTCATGGCGGGCCTGGTCACCGCCTCCGCCTTCGGCCCGGCCATGCGCTTCGTACAGGGGGCCGGCTTCACGGCCGAGACGCTGGTGCGCGGTGTACGACGGCGGCTGAGCGCGGGCCCGGGCGGCGGCCGGATCCCCGCGCCCGGCAGGGCCCTTCGGCAGGGATCCGCCCCGGGGCTCGGCGCGGAACGCTGA
- a CDS encoding chaplin: MRQNLSRGVVLAAAATGIMSLYASPAFADSNSTATASDSPGVASGNNVQVPVNVPLNVCGNTVDVIAALNPAFGNSCANGPVSQGRHTAPHHPAQHDTGSAHHPGRGTGHGGHPGDHSAEHGGYGGHPGGEHAGYGGHPTGGYGDEHGRHGGHPAGGYGDEHGRHGGHPAGGYGGEHGGYGDSGHGHSGYGDSGHGGYGDSGYGDSRHGHPGQAGPGHGGADHHGGWSGSSSHGEAHGSPGVLSGDQAGAPIDVPVELCGNSADVVGLLNPVFGNSCAHHHGPDGHVRTPHHCTPPVTPPHTPPRTVPQPPKTRTPHTPVVHTPPVQVHEQPPAPPTAHTPPTLAETGSEGLIANAAISAALLAGGTLLYRRSRAASRP; this comes from the coding sequence GTGCGACAGAACCTGAGTAGGGGAGTGGTCCTGGCCGCGGCTGCGACGGGCATCATGTCCCTGTACGCCAGTCCGGCCTTCGCGGACTCCAACTCGACCGCGACCGCTTCGGACTCACCCGGCGTGGCGTCGGGAAACAACGTCCAGGTTCCGGTGAACGTGCCGCTGAACGTCTGCGGCAACACGGTCGACGTCATCGCCGCCCTCAACCCGGCCTTCGGCAACTCCTGTGCCAACGGCCCGGTTTCGCAGGGCAGGCACACGGCGCCGCACCACCCCGCCCAGCACGACACCGGCTCCGCGCACCACCCGGGACGCGGCACCGGTCACGGTGGCCACCCCGGTGACCACAGCGCCGAGCACGGTGGATACGGGGGTCACCCCGGCGGCGAGCATGCCGGTTACGGCGGTCACCCCACCGGCGGCTACGGCGACGAGCACGGCAGGCACGGCGGCCACCCGGCAGGTGGCTACGGCGACGAGCACGGCCGGCACGGCGGGCACCCGGCCGGTGGCTACGGCGGTGAGCACGGTGGCTACGGCGACTCGGGTCACGGTCACTCGGGTTACGGCGACTCGGGTCACGGCGGCTACGGCGACTCCGGCTACGGCGACTCCCGTCACGGGCACCCCGGGCAGGCGGGCCCGGGCCACGGCGGCGCCGACCACCACGGCGGCTGGAGCGGCTCCTCGTCCCACGGCGAGGCGCACGGCTCGCCCGGTGTCCTCTCCGGCGACCAGGCCGGGGCTCCGATCGACGTCCCCGTCGAGCTGTGCGGCAACTCCGCGGACGTGGTGGGCCTGCTGAACCCCGTGTTCGGCAACTCGTGCGCCCACCACCACGGGCCGGACGGCCACGTGAGGACCCCGCACCACTGCACCCCGCCGGTGACGCCTCCGCACACGCCACCGCGGACGGTTCCGCAGCCGCCGAAGACGCGCACGCCGCACACGCCCGTCGTGCACACCCCGCCCGTGCAGGTCCACGAGCAGCCGCCCGCGCCGCCCACGGCGCACACCCCGCCCACGCTGGCGGAGACCGGCAGCGAGGGACTGATCGCCAACGCCGCGATCAGTGCCGCCCTGCTGGCGGGCGGCACCCTGCTGTACCGGCGGAGCCGGGCCGCTTCCCGCCCGTGA
- a CDS encoding chaplin translates to MTAEKGKHVKLKKSASVVVGAIMALGMAAPAFADSGAGGFAANSPGVLSGNVIQVPIHIPVNVCGNSVNVLALLNPAIGNGCANH, encoded by the coding sequence ATGACCGCAGAGAAGGGAAAGCACGTGAAGCTCAAGAAGAGCGCTTCCGTCGTCGTCGGCGCCATCATGGCACTCGGCATGGCCGCCCCGGCCTTCGCGGACTCGGGTGCCGGCGGCTTCGCCGCCAACTCCCCCGGTGTCCTCTCGGGGAACGTGATCCAGGTTCCGATCCACATCCCCGTCAACGTGTGCGGCAACTCGGTCAACGTGCTCGCCCTGCTGAACCCGGCGATCGGCAACGGCTGCGCCAACCACTGA
- a CDS encoding rodlin yields MFKKAMAVAAVAASVVGASAALAPQALAIGNDNGLTTVNGNGAEQSYGNALTKGDMSPQLSLAQGSLNKLCVGLPAKVNAQNVLGLLAQVGAQDVPVLSAPQNQQCAENSTQAKGDEPLSHVVDNIPVLSGNGAVGG; encoded by the coding sequence ATGTTCAAGAAGGCAATGGCAGTGGCAGCGGTCGCGGCATCCGTCGTCGGTGCCTCGGCGGCGCTCGCCCCGCAGGCGCTGGCCATCGGCAACGACAACGGCCTCACCACGGTGAACGGCAACGGCGCCGAGCAGTCGTACGGCAACGCCCTGACCAAGGGCGACATGAGCCCCCAGCTCTCGCTCGCCCAGGGTTCCCTGAACAAGCTCTGCGTCGGTCTGCCGGCCAAGGTCAACGCCCAGAACGTGCTCGGCCTGCTGGCGCAGGTCGGCGCCCAGGACGTCCCGGTCCTGTCCGCTCCGCAGAACCAGCAGTGCGCCGAGAACTCCACGCAGGCCAAGGGCGACGAGCCGCTCTCGCACGTCGTGGACAACATCCCGGTCCTCTCAGGCAACGGCGCCGTCGGCGGCTGA
- a CDS encoding rodlin: MIKKVMAAAALAASVVGASAAAAPQALAIGNDGGLTTANGNAASQIYGNQATYGNMSPQMALIQGSLNKPCIGLPAKLNAQNVLGAAQIGLQDVPILSAPQNQQCTENSTQAKGDEPLSHILDNIPVLSGNGATRS, from the coding sequence GTGATCAAGAAGGTTATGGCCGCTGCGGCTCTCGCCGCTTCCGTCGTCGGAGCCTCGGCTGCGGCCGCGCCCCAGGCGCTGGCCATCGGCAACGACGGGGGTCTCACCACCGCGAACGGGAACGCCGCCTCGCAGATCTACGGCAACCAGGCCACGTACGGCAACATGAGCCCGCAGATGGCCCTGATCCAGGGCTCGCTGAACAAGCCCTGCATCGGCCTGCCGGCCAAGCTCAACGCCCAGAACGTGCTGGGCGCCGCGCAGATCGGTCTTCAGGACGTGCCGATCCTGTCCGCGCCGCAGAACCAGCAGTGCACCGAGAACTCCACCCAGGCCAAGGGCGACGAGCCGCTCTCGCACATCCTGGACAACATCCCGGTCCTCTCGGGCAACGGCGCCACCCGCAGCTGA
- a CDS encoding rodlin, which yields MKKLWATAAIAASLVGAAAAAAPQALAIGNDDGVTTVNGNGAVQKYGNQATFGDMSPQLSLVQGSLNKPCVGLPAKLNLQNVAGLAQIGLQDVPILSAPQNQQCTENSTQAKGDEPLSHILDNIPVLSGNGATRS from the coding sequence ATGAAGAAGCTCTGGGCGACCGCCGCCATCGCCGCTTCCCTCGTCGGCGCCGCTGCCGCCGCCGCGCCCCAGGCGCTGGCCATCGGCAACGACGACGGTGTCACCACCGTCAACGGCAACGGAGCCGTCCAGAAGTACGGCAACCAGGCCACGTTCGGTGACATGAGCCCCCAGCTCTCGCTGGTCCAGGGCTCGCTGAACAAGCCCTGTGTCGGTCTGCCGGCCAAGCTCAACCTCCAGAACGTGGCGGGCCTGGCGCAGATCGGTCTTCAGGACGTGCCGATCCTGTCCGCGCCGCAGAACCAGCAGTGCACCGAGAACTCCACCCAGGCCAAGGGCGACGAGCCGCTCTCGCACATCCTGGACAACATCCCGGTCCTCTCGGGCAACGGCGCCACCCGCAGCTGA